A window of the Henckelia pumila isolate YLH828 chromosome 3, ASM3356847v2, whole genome shotgun sequence genome harbors these coding sequences:
- the LOC140890507 gene encoding type I inositol polyphosphate 5-phosphatase 8-like isoform X1 — MVVRKWLNMKSIGVDQSHSDYYRIKGGKRRSGFHDGCNAIVPEELSEKWLMEANNGKERPGFDQLELPITDTIDLRMLVGTWNVGGKSPPLELNLKDWLSTNSPADIYVLGFQEIVPLTAGNVLGPEDGAAASKWLSLIHKSLNEQHLLSSDSFPSQYEFIKNTDFESFGSNSSFSEQGSSPSPPELHCTTMRHRYCMAVGRQMVGVFLSVWVHEDVYQHISSLNVSRVGTGILGRLGNKGSVSISMTLHQTSFCFVCAHLASGEKEGDAMRRNSDVMEILKRTRFSNACRILGESDPPARILDHDKIILLGDLNYRIASICGDTYDLIEMKDWQALLLKDQLRIEQRAGRVFRGWEEGTISFAPTYKYFPDSDQYVNQSSTSKQKRRTPAWCDRILWKGKGLKQMSYSRGESRFSDHRPVVSLFAVQVNVPTKLEPTQQSLRSMLHYIGCDAYL; from the exons ATGGTGGTAAGGAAATGGTTGAATATGAAGAGTATTGGTGTGGATCAATCCCACTCCGATTATTATCGAATAAAGG GTGGGAAAAGAAGAAGTGGCTTCCACGATGGATGCAACGCCATCGTACCAGAGGAATTATCAG AAAAGTGGTTGATGGAGGCGAATAACGGAAAGGAACGGCCAGGATTCGACCAGCTCGAGCTTCCTATAACAGATACCATCGATCTCCG GATGTTGGTTGGAACATGGAATGTAGGAGGCAAGTCGCCACCACTTGAACTAAACTTAAAGGACTGGCTAAGCACCAATTCACCAGCAGACATTTATGTACTTGG ATTCCAGGAAATTGTACCTCTAACTGCAGGGAATGTGCTAGGCCCCGAGGATGGCGCCGCGGCTTCAAAGTGGCTCTCTTTGATTCACAAATCTCTAAATGAACAACACCTATTGTCCTCGGATTCATTTCCCTCTCAATACGAGTTCATCAAAAACACGGATTTCGAAAGCTTCGGATCGAATTCGAGCTTCAGCGAACAGGGCTCCTCCCCTAGTCCTCCTGAACTGCATTGTACAACGATGCGACACCGATACTGCATGGCTGTCGGAAGGCAAATGGTGGGTGTATTTTTGAGCGTGTGGGTTCATGAGGACGTGTATCAACATATATCCAGTTTAAACGTTTCGCGTGTTGGGACGGGCATCTTGGGGCGCCTAGGAAATAAG GGATCGGTATCTATAAGCATGACGCTGCATCAGACATCGTTCTGTTTCGTGTGCGCTCACTTGGCCTCGGGAGAGAAAGAAGGCGATGCTATGAGAAGAAACTCGGATGTGATGGAAATCTTAAAGAGAACGAGATTCTCTAATGCGTGTAGGATTCTTGGAGAGTCCGATCCACCCGCACGCATCTTGGATCATGA CAAGATAATTTTGCTCGGGGACTTGAATTACCGAATCGCGTCAATTTGTGGGGATACATATGATCTAATAGAAATGAAAGACTGGCAAGCCCTTTTGCTGAAAGATCAG CTGAGAATAGAACAAAGAGCTGGTAGAGTATTCAGAGGATGGGAAGAAGGGACAATATCCTTTGCTCCCACCTACAAATATTTCCCTGATTCTGACCAATACGTGAACCAATCGTCCACGTCTAAACAGAAGCGGAGGACCCCGGCTTG GTGCGACAGAATTCTATGGAAAGGCAAAGGGCTTAAACAGATGAGCTATAGTAGGGGTGAATCAAGGTTTTCTGACCACCGGCCTGTGGTTTCACTCTTTGCAGTTCAAGTAAACGTGCCAACAAAACTTGAGCCCACGCAGCAGTCGCTTCGATCAATGCTGCATTATATAGGTTGTGATGCTTACTTATAA
- the LOC140890507 gene encoding type I inositol polyphosphate 5-phosphatase 8-like isoform X3 → MDATPSYQRNYQWLMEANNGKERPGFDQLELPITDTIDLRMLVGTWNVGGKSPPLELNLKDWLSTNSPADIYVLGFQEIVPLTAGNVLGPEDGAAASKWLSLIHKSLNEQHLLSSDSFPSQYEFIKNTDFESFGSNSSFSEQGSSPSPPELHCTTMRHRYCMAVGRQMVGVFLSVWVHEDVYQHISSLNVSRVGTGILGRLGNKGSVSISMTLHQTSFCFVCAHLASGEKEGDAMRRNSDVMEILKRTRFSNACRILGESDPPARILDHDKIILLGDLNYRIASICGDTYDLIEMKDWQALLLKDQLRIEQRAGRVFRGWEEGTISFAPTYKYFPDSDQYVNQSSTSKQKRRTPAWCDRILWKGKGLKQMSYSRGESRFSDHRPVVSLFAVQVNVPTKLEPTQQSLRSMLHYIGCDAYL, encoded by the exons ATGGATGCAACGCCATCGTACCAGAGGAATTATCAG TGGTTGATGGAGGCGAATAACGGAAAGGAACGGCCAGGATTCGACCAGCTCGAGCTTCCTATAACAGATACCATCGATCTCCG GATGTTGGTTGGAACATGGAATGTAGGAGGCAAGTCGCCACCACTTGAACTAAACTTAAAGGACTGGCTAAGCACCAATTCACCAGCAGACATTTATGTACTTGG ATTCCAGGAAATTGTACCTCTAACTGCAGGGAATGTGCTAGGCCCCGAGGATGGCGCCGCGGCTTCAAAGTGGCTCTCTTTGATTCACAAATCTCTAAATGAACAACACCTATTGTCCTCGGATTCATTTCCCTCTCAATACGAGTTCATCAAAAACACGGATTTCGAAAGCTTCGGATCGAATTCGAGCTTCAGCGAACAGGGCTCCTCCCCTAGTCCTCCTGAACTGCATTGTACAACGATGCGACACCGATACTGCATGGCTGTCGGAAGGCAAATGGTGGGTGTATTTTTGAGCGTGTGGGTTCATGAGGACGTGTATCAACATATATCCAGTTTAAACGTTTCGCGTGTTGGGACGGGCATCTTGGGGCGCCTAGGAAATAAG GGATCGGTATCTATAAGCATGACGCTGCATCAGACATCGTTCTGTTTCGTGTGCGCTCACTTGGCCTCGGGAGAGAAAGAAGGCGATGCTATGAGAAGAAACTCGGATGTGATGGAAATCTTAAAGAGAACGAGATTCTCTAATGCGTGTAGGATTCTTGGAGAGTCCGATCCACCCGCACGCATCTTGGATCATGA CAAGATAATTTTGCTCGGGGACTTGAATTACCGAATCGCGTCAATTTGTGGGGATACATATGATCTAATAGAAATGAAAGACTGGCAAGCCCTTTTGCTGAAAGATCAG CTGAGAATAGAACAAAGAGCTGGTAGAGTATTCAGAGGATGGGAAGAAGGGACAATATCCTTTGCTCCCACCTACAAATATTTCCCTGATTCTGACCAATACGTGAACCAATCGTCCACGTCTAAACAGAAGCGGAGGACCCCGGCTTG GTGCGACAGAATTCTATGGAAAGGCAAAGGGCTTAAACAGATGAGCTATAGTAGGGGTGAATCAAGGTTTTCTGACCACCGGCCTGTGGTTTCACTCTTTGCAGTTCAAGTAAACGTGCCAACAAAACTTGAGCCCACGCAGCAGTCGCTTCGATCAATGCTGCATTATATAGGTTGTGATGCTTACTTATAA
- the LOC140889265 gene encoding uncharacterized protein, whose protein sequence is MSTRNPLSIILDQNKLIGPNYNDWLRNLKIVLNSERIAYVLEKKPPKEAAANISETELAKLDKWWDHDLQAKSFILASMSNELQRRYEDAANAADIHYHLKQFYGVQTRSERHAIVKELMTTRLREGASVHEHGVMMIGLIEKLVGLDVVMPAELSTEILLMSLPSSLDGFVVNFNINKL, encoded by the coding sequence ATGTCGACACGTAATCCACTTTCTATCATTCTTGATCAAAACAAGTTAATCGGACCTAACTATAATGACTGGCTGAGGAatttaaagattgttctaaattcGGAGAGGATCGCGTATGTGCTTGAAAAGAAGCCCCCGAAGGAGGCAGCTGCTAACATCAGTGAGACTGagctagccaagcttgataaatggtgggaccatgatcttCAAGCTAAAAGCTTCATCCTTGCTTCTATGTCGAATGAACTGCAAAGGCGGTACGAGGATGCtgcgaatgctgctgacattcactaTCATCTGAAACAGTTTTATGGTGTACAAACTCGATCTGAGAGACATGCTATTGTTAAGGAACTCATGACTACACGCTTGCGAGAAGGGGcctcggtccatgagcatggtgttatgatgattgggctcattgagaAATTGGTGGGACTCGACGTGGTTATGCCTGCTGAGCTCTCGACTGAAATTCTCTTGATGTCACTCCCTTCCTCATTAgatggatttgtggtaaatttcaatataaaCAAGCTATAG
- the LOC140890507 gene encoding type I inositol polyphosphate 5-phosphatase 8-like isoform X2, with protein MVVRKWLNMKSIGGKRRSGFHDGCNAIVPEELSEKWLMEANNGKERPGFDQLELPITDTIDLRMLVGTWNVGGKSPPLELNLKDWLSTNSPADIYVLGFQEIVPLTAGNVLGPEDGAAASKWLSLIHKSLNEQHLLSSDSFPSQYEFIKNTDFESFGSNSSFSEQGSSPSPPELHCTTMRHRYCMAVGRQMVGVFLSVWVHEDVYQHISSLNVSRVGTGILGRLGNKGSVSISMTLHQTSFCFVCAHLASGEKEGDAMRRNSDVMEILKRTRFSNACRILGESDPPARILDHDKIILLGDLNYRIASICGDTYDLIEMKDWQALLLKDQLRIEQRAGRVFRGWEEGTISFAPTYKYFPDSDQYVNQSSTSKQKRRTPAWCDRILWKGKGLKQMSYSRGESRFSDHRPVVSLFAVQVNVPTKLEPTQQSLRSMLHYIGCDAYL; from the exons ATGGTGGTAAGGAAATGGTTGAATATGAAGAGTATTG GTGGGAAAAGAAGAAGTGGCTTCCACGATGGATGCAACGCCATCGTACCAGAGGAATTATCAG AAAAGTGGTTGATGGAGGCGAATAACGGAAAGGAACGGCCAGGATTCGACCAGCTCGAGCTTCCTATAACAGATACCATCGATCTCCG GATGTTGGTTGGAACATGGAATGTAGGAGGCAAGTCGCCACCACTTGAACTAAACTTAAAGGACTGGCTAAGCACCAATTCACCAGCAGACATTTATGTACTTGG ATTCCAGGAAATTGTACCTCTAACTGCAGGGAATGTGCTAGGCCCCGAGGATGGCGCCGCGGCTTCAAAGTGGCTCTCTTTGATTCACAAATCTCTAAATGAACAACACCTATTGTCCTCGGATTCATTTCCCTCTCAATACGAGTTCATCAAAAACACGGATTTCGAAAGCTTCGGATCGAATTCGAGCTTCAGCGAACAGGGCTCCTCCCCTAGTCCTCCTGAACTGCATTGTACAACGATGCGACACCGATACTGCATGGCTGTCGGAAGGCAAATGGTGGGTGTATTTTTGAGCGTGTGGGTTCATGAGGACGTGTATCAACATATATCCAGTTTAAACGTTTCGCGTGTTGGGACGGGCATCTTGGGGCGCCTAGGAAATAAG GGATCGGTATCTATAAGCATGACGCTGCATCAGACATCGTTCTGTTTCGTGTGCGCTCACTTGGCCTCGGGAGAGAAAGAAGGCGATGCTATGAGAAGAAACTCGGATGTGATGGAAATCTTAAAGAGAACGAGATTCTCTAATGCGTGTAGGATTCTTGGAGAGTCCGATCCACCCGCACGCATCTTGGATCATGA CAAGATAATTTTGCTCGGGGACTTGAATTACCGAATCGCGTCAATTTGTGGGGATACATATGATCTAATAGAAATGAAAGACTGGCAAGCCCTTTTGCTGAAAGATCAG CTGAGAATAGAACAAAGAGCTGGTAGAGTATTCAGAGGATGGGAAGAAGGGACAATATCCTTTGCTCCCACCTACAAATATTTCCCTGATTCTGACCAATACGTGAACCAATCGTCCACGTCTAAACAGAAGCGGAGGACCCCGGCTTG GTGCGACAGAATTCTATGGAAAGGCAAAGGGCTTAAACAGATGAGCTATAGTAGGGGTGAATCAAGGTTTTCTGACCACCGGCCTGTGGTTTCACTCTTTGCAGTTCAAGTAAACGTGCCAACAAAACTTGAGCCCACGCAGCAGTCGCTTCGATCAATGCTGCATTATATAGGTTGTGATGCTTACTTATAA